The Henckelia pumila isolate YLH828 chromosome 2, ASM3356847v2, whole genome shotgun sequence genome includes a window with the following:
- the LOC140882937 gene encoding putative late blight resistance protein homolog R1A-3, whose protein sequence is MFSYVAKSYANVLPYNSHNQRRTIIHPTTFKGRADLLYSTPSLSYARSFIILGKNDLSSPLFLKFRLLRTLDASQVSFLEFPSEILELSNLRYIAFKYKGNIPGSISKLLNLQTLIILQDYRLFERKVESYLPVEIWDMLHLRHVHFLQTSYLDPAGAPLILNDLQTLSGIRNLRLTVDMLKRISNIKKLEITYDPLSWEKGFLYYHLENLIHLHQLTTLTINLLVIFGSNMTSELKFWFPPSLKKLSLRGCEIPCHNLSIIGSLPIFQVLKLRDHACRGAEWEPNEGEFCKLEILVLKELDLMNWRVDSEHFPRMQRLAIQIVGTWWRSHLGSGKFRR, encoded by the coding sequence ATGTTTTCGTATGTGGCAAAAAGCTATGCCAATGTATTGCCATACAATTCACACAACCAGCGCCGTACAATCATTCATCCGACGACATTCAAGGGTCGTGCTGATCTTTTATACTCCACACCATCACTTTCATATGCCCGATCGTTCATAATCCTAGGAAAAAATGACTTGTCCTCGCCTCTGTTTCTAAAGTTTAGACTACTCAGGACACTAGATGCTAGCCAGGTAAGCTTTCTTGAATTCCCTTCAGAAATCTTGGAACTTTCGAACCTGCGGTACATTGCTTTCAAGTACAAAGGGAACATACCCGGATCGATATCCAAGCTCTTGAATCTTCAAACTTTGATTATTCTTCAAGACTATCGTTTGTTTGAAAGAAAAGTCGAATCTTATTTACCCGTAGAGATATGGGACATGCTTCATTTGAGACACGTCCATTTCTTGCAAACTTCTTATCTTGATCCAGCTGGTGCACCGCTGATTCTCAATGATCTACAGACTCTTTCAGGAATAAGGAATTTGAGATTAACTGTGGATATGTTAAAAAGAATTTCAAACATCAAGAAACTCGAAATTACATATGATCCTCTCAGTTGGGAAAAAGGATTTTTGTACTATCACCTTGAGAATCTCATCCATCTACACCAACTCACAACATTAACAATCAATTTGTTGGTGATTTTTGGTTCGAACATGACCTCAGAACTAAAGTTTTGGTTCCCTCCATCTCTTAAGAAGTTGAGTTTAAGAGGATGTGAGATCCCATGTCACAATCTGTCTATTATTGGTTCGTTGCCAATATTTCAAGTGCTGAAACTGAGAGACCATGCTTGTCGAGGGGCCGAGTGGGAGCCGAATGAAGGCGAGTTCTGTAAACTAGAAATCTTGGTACTTAAAGAACTAGACTTGATGAATTGGAGAGTTGATTCTGAACATTTTCCGAGGATGCAGCGGCTAGCTATTCAAATTGTCGGAACTTGGTGGAGATCCCATCTGGGATCGGGGAAATTTCGACGCTGA
- the LOC140877886 gene encoding putative late blight resistance protein homolog R1A-3, whose amino-acid sequence MDKLTDEIRGKDADLLVVCIHKNLKDKRYLVIIDDIWDTRAWDLLKFSFLNDSNGSRIVFTTRLHDVAAYVGSSETYEVPLLSTEQSWTLLCAKVKMTRDEWKKVAENVSSLVSSSGNQCSEILRGILETRPTQQLGRGGREVFRRAR is encoded by the exons ATGGACAAATTGACAGATGAAATACGAGGAAAGGATGCGGATCTGTTGGTTGTTTGTATACACAAGAACTTGAAGGATAAGAGGTATCTTGTGATCATAGATGATATATGGGATACTAGAGCTTGGGATTTATTGAAATTCTCATTTCTGAATGACAGTAATGGAAGTCGGATCGTTTTCACGACTAGACTGCACGATGTGGCTGCCTATGTTGGATCTTCTGAAACCTATGAGGTTCCTCTTTTAAGCACTGAACAAAGTTGGACTCTGCTTTGTGCTAAG GTGAAAATGACACGAGACGAATGGAAAAAGGTTGCAGAAAATGTAAGTTCACTTGTGTCTTCAAGTGGAAATCAATGTTCGGAGATATTAAG agggattcttgaaaCAAGACCGACTCAACAGCTTGGAAGAGGTGGCCGAGAGGTGTTTAGAAGAGCTCGTTGA
- the LOC140882809 gene encoding putative late blight resistance protein homolog R1A-3 produces MHVGSSYLYHIEERLDTMAYAALNSLAMTLEQYLQNPDPYSNIHVEKRLLESLLGKIEFLLVFLKDSSDKSNERIACLEKRIRDAAYEAEDIIDLQLTNQSPSTRCTSFWIKAINCLLPLFAGLKKDVPELESYEKEMKLRKYVLNLENEDMRIMAEEFDSITEEVEKFRDEMGSNVTEELADSAMEHVPKIDKFGLYDLQSRSSLRAGGSKHAPDPYNLVVGISDDLMQIKNHLTEESSKLQVISIVGMGGIGKTTLVTSVYNDPYIMYHFDMRAWVTVSQSYHTRNILLGILGSITSLTDNVYEERDDQLGDRLYKTLIGTRYLIVIDDIWDIHAWEQVKRIFPDDNAGSRIILTTRLAEIAEYASSSGPIHQMSLLDEEKSWNLLHAKVFGEQPCPWELRGIGEKIALKCKGLPLSLVVIGGILSKTNMTQGAWGEVVWNVTSIVTSSDQCLEILKLSYNYLPQHLKACFLYLGVFPEDHGILASQLTKLWVAEGFIKQDPSGSLEVAAERCLEELVKRGMVLVSKHNSQGKIKLCRVHDLLRDICVTQANKEKFLHVTEWYVNIFPEGSFSQRRISIHRNNMSDYLFRSTPSIAFNRSLIFIGQNHTSSSVFSNFKLLRVLDAIKVDFYLFPSEILQLSNLRYLALSMSSKRHIPASISKLWNLQTLIICQELDTLWFKDIPMEIWKMQHLRHVEIANACFLDPVGAQFDIDEKLANLSFLHTLAGIMNLRFNENMWKRIRNVEKLVVSYVPSVFLGEGWAECHFENMLNLHHLKTLKFRIYPSAFFISSFPALKLKLAFPQTLKMLTLSGCAMAWHDLTVVGSLPHLEVLKLRDHACWGPEWEPNEGEFCRLKHLVLEGTNLKHWKADNESFPHLERLILRMCYELVEIPCGMGESPTLTVIELFDCKDSAVTSARQILEMQQSLGNDGFQFVVHSKWKDKDSMRFLAPKFYQYYNKRRS; encoded by the exons ATGCATGTGGGAAGCTCTTATCTTTATCACATAGAGGAGAGATTGGATACCATGGCATATGCAGCTCTGAATTCTCTAGCCATGACTCTTGAACAATATTTGCAAAACCCAGATCCCTATTCAAATATTCATGTCGAGAAGAGACTTCTTGAATCTCTCCTTGGAAAAATCGAGTTCTTGCTAGTatttttaaaagattcatcAGATAAAAGCAATGAAAGAATAGCCTGTTTGGAGAAAAGAATAAGAGATGCAGCATATGAAGCTGAAGACATCATAGATTTGCAACTAACCAATCAATCTCCTTCGACACGATGCACTTCGTTCTGGATTAAGGCCATAAATTGTCTCTTGCCACTGTTTGCTGGACTCAAGAAAGATGTGCCTGAGCTCGAGAGTTACGAGAAGGAGATGAAGCTCAGGAAATACGTTCTGAATCTGGAGAATGAAGACATGAGGATCATGGCTGAGGAATTCGATTCCATAACGGAGGAGGTGGAGAAGTTTAGAGACGAAATGGGCTCTAACGTCACAGAAGAATTAGCTGATTCTGCAATGGAACATGTGCCAAAGATTGACAAATTTGGCTTATATGATTTGCAGTCCAGGAGTTCTCTGCGGGCGGGTGGATCAAAACATGCTCCCGATCCATATAATTTGGTGGTGGGAATTTCTGATGACTTGATGCAAATCAAGAATCACCTTACTGAAGAATCTTCCAAGCTCCAAGTTATCTCAATAGTTGGGATGGGGGGAATTGGTAAGACCACTCTTGTAACTAGTGTTTACAATGATCCGTACATCATGTATCATTTTGATATGCGGGCATGGGTCACTGTATCTCAGTCATATCATACTCGAAACATCTTGCTGGGTATACTGGGTTCGATTACAAGTTTGACAGATAACGTATACGAGGAGAGGGATGATCAATTAGGTGATCGTCTCTACAAAACTTTGATAGGTACGAGGTATCTCATTGTTATAGATGATATATGGGATATTCATGCTTGGGAACAAGTGAAAAGGATATTCCCAGATGACAATGCCGGAAGCCGAATCATCTTGACAACTCGGCTTGCTGAAATTGCTGAATATGCCAGCTCTTCCGGACCTATTCATCAGATGTCTCTCTTAGATGAAGAGAAAAGTTGGAATCTACTCCATGCTAAGGTTTTTGGTGAACAACCTTGCCCTTGGGAATTGAGAGGGATTGGGGAGAAGATTGCATTGAAATGCAAAGGACTTCCCCTTTCACTTGTTGTGATTGGTGGAATACTCTCCAAGACAAATATGACACAAGGAGCGTGGGGTGAAGTTGTGTGGAATGTAACTTCCATCGTGACTTCAAGTGATCAATGCTTGGAGATACTGAAATTGAGTTACAACTACTTGCCTCAACACTTGAAGGCTTGCTTTCTTTATTTGGGTGTTTTCCCTGAAGATCATGGGATCTTGGCTTCCCAACTTACCAAGTTATGGGTTGCAGAGGGTTTCATAAAGCAAGATCCGAGTGGAAGTTTGGAAGTGGCCGCAGAGCGGTGTTTGGAGGAACTTGTCAAAAGGGGTATGGTGTTAGTGTCCAAGCATAATTCTCAAGGCAAAATCAAATTGTGCAGGGTCCATGACCTCTTACGTGATATCTGTGTGACACAAGCAAACAAGGAGAAGTTCCTACATGTGACGGAATGGTATGTCAATATATTTCCAGAAGGTTCATTTAGTCAGCGGCGAATAAGCATTCATCGCAACAATATGAGTGACTATCTGTTTAGATCCACGCCTTCAATTGCATTTAACCGTTCCCTTATATTTATTGGACAAAACCATACTAGCTCGAGtgttttttcaaatttcaagctACTAAGGGTACTGGATGCTATCAAAGTagacttttatttatttccttcAGAGATTCTGCAACTTTCGAATCTGCGGTACCTTGCTTTGAGCATGAGCTCCAAGCGGCATATACCTGCATCAATATCCAAACTCTGGAATCTACAAACACTAATTATTTGTCAGGAATTAGATACGCTTTGGTTTAAAGATATACCGATGGAAATTTGGAAAATGCAACACTTAAGGCATGTAGAGATAGCAAATGCTTGTTTTCTTGATCCCGTTGGTGCACAATTTGATATTGATGAGAAACTTGCAAATCTTTCGTTCTTGCACACATTGGCAGGAATTATGAATTTGAGATTCAATGAGAATATGTGGAAAAGGATCCGAAACGTCGAGAAACTGGTAGTATCATATGTGCCTTCTGTCTTTTTGGGAGAAGGGTGGGCAGAGTGTCACTTTGAGAATATGCTCAATCTTCATCATCTCAAAACTTTGAAATTTCGAATATACCCGTCCGCCTTTTTCATCAGCTCCTTTCCAGCATTGAAGTTGAAGCTCGCATTCCCACAGACTCTTAAAATGCTGACTTTAAGTGGATGTGCAATGGCTTGGCATGATTTGACAGTTGTTGGTTCATTACCACATCTTGAAGTACTTAAACTGAGAGATCATGCATGTTGGGGGCCAGAGTGGGAACCCAATGAAGGGGAATTCTGTCGACTAAAACATTTGGTTCTCGAAGGTACCAACTTGAAGCACTGGAAAGCTGATAATGAAAGCTTTCCACACCTCGAGCGCCTCATTCTTCGGATGTGCTATGAGTTGGTTGAGATACCTTGTGGGATGGGAGAAAGTCCAACTCTTACTGTGATCGAGTTGTTCGATTGCAAAGATTCTGCGGTGACTTCAGCACGACAAATACTCGAGATGCAGCAGAGCTTGGGAAACGATGGTTTTCAATTTGTGGTCCATTCTAAATGGAAAGACAAAGATTCAATGCGCTTTCTTGCTCCAAAG TTTTATCAGTACTACAATAAGAGAAGGAGCTAG